One part of the Lapillicoccus jejuensis genome encodes these proteins:
- a CDS encoding GMC oxidoreductase: MTTRTGAPYDHDVLVVGTGFGGSVAAMRLSQKGYRVHMVEAGRRFEDEDFARTSWDVRRYLWAPRLGCYGVQRVHRLPDVMILAGAGVGGGSLNYANTLYKPGASFFRDPQWGHITDWQDELAPHYAEASRMLGVVTNPVEGPAEEVMRRTADALGVGHTFRKTPVGVYFGKPGETVADPYFGGTGPARTGCTLCGNCMVGCRDGAKNTLRKNYLWFAEQAGVTIEPLRTVVDVRPLDPARPEAGYAVTTERTGAWLRKDRRTVTAGQVVVAAGTWGTQKLLHAMRTGPRAGLPRLSPALGRLTRTNSEALAGTMVEKVPPGTDLTRGVAITTSFHVDGSTHVENCRYGRGSNAMGLLSTVQVHGGGRVPRWLRWLGQVAAHPLVFAHSLSNRRWSERTIIALVMQDSDNSLTVSGKRGPFGFGLTSRQGHGTPNPTYIPQGARAVTEMAVQLRTMTRLRAYPGSSAGEIADIPLTAHFLGGAAISDDPRHGVVDPYHRVWGYPGVHVVDGAAISANLGVNPSLTITAQAERAMSLWPAAGEADRRPVQGAPYERLEPRAEEPERGGAAAGLTPA, encoded by the coding sequence ATGACGACTCGGACCGGAGCGCCGTACGACCACGACGTCCTCGTCGTCGGCACCGGCTTCGGCGGCTCCGTCGCGGCGATGCGCCTCTCGCAGAAGGGGTATCGCGTCCACATGGTCGAGGCGGGGCGCCGCTTCGAGGACGAGGACTTCGCGCGCACCTCGTGGGACGTGCGCCGCTACCTGTGGGCGCCGCGCCTCGGGTGCTACGGCGTGCAGCGGGTCCACCGGCTGCCCGACGTGATGATCCTCGCCGGCGCGGGCGTCGGCGGCGGCTCGCTCAACTACGCCAACACGCTCTACAAGCCGGGGGCGTCGTTCTTCCGCGACCCGCAGTGGGGGCACATCACCGACTGGCAGGACGAGCTCGCGCCGCACTACGCCGAGGCGAGCCGGATGCTCGGGGTCGTCACCAACCCCGTCGAGGGCCCGGCCGAGGAGGTCATGCGGCGCACCGCCGACGCGCTCGGCGTCGGCCACACCTTCCGCAAGACGCCCGTCGGGGTCTACTTCGGCAAGCCCGGGGAGACCGTCGCCGACCCGTACTTCGGGGGGACGGGCCCGGCGCGCACCGGCTGCACCCTCTGCGGCAACTGCATGGTCGGCTGCCGCGACGGCGCGAAGAACACGCTGCGCAAGAACTACCTGTGGTTCGCCGAGCAGGCCGGCGTGACGATCGAGCCGCTGCGCACCGTCGTCGACGTCCGCCCGCTGGACCCCGCGCGCCCCGAGGCGGGCTACGCGGTGACGACCGAGCGGACCGGCGCGTGGCTGCGCAAGGACCGGCGCACCGTCACCGCCGGCCAGGTCGTCGTCGCCGCCGGCACCTGGGGCACCCAGAAGCTGCTCCACGCGATGCGCACCGGCCCGCGGGCGGGGCTCCCGCGGCTCTCGCCCGCGCTCGGCCGGCTGACCCGCACCAACTCCGAGGCGCTCGCCGGGACGATGGTCGAGAAGGTCCCGCCGGGCACCGACCTCACCCGCGGCGTCGCCATCACGACGTCGTTCCACGTCGACGGGTCCACGCACGTCGAGAACTGCCGCTACGGCAGGGGCAGCAACGCGATGGGGCTGCTGTCGACGGTGCAGGTGCACGGCGGCGGCCGCGTCCCGCGCTGGCTGCGCTGGCTCGGCCAGGTCGCGGCGCACCCGCTCGTCTTCGCCCACTCGCTGTCCAACCGGCGCTGGAGCGAGCGGACGATCATCGCCCTCGTCATGCAGGACAGCGACAACTCGCTCACCGTCTCGGGGAAGCGGGGACCGTTCGGCTTCGGCCTCACCTCGCGCCAGGGGCACGGCACGCCCAACCCGACCTACATCCCGCAGGGCGCCCGCGCGGTCACCGAGATGGCGGTCCAGCTGCGCACGATGACCCGGCTGCGCGCCTACCCGGGGTCGTCGGCCGGGGAGATCGCCGACATCCCGCTCACCGCGCACTTCCTCGGCGGCGCGGCGATCTCCGACGACCCGCGGCACGGCGTCGTCGACCCCTACCACCGGGTGTGGGGCTACCCGGGTGTCCACGTCGTCGACGGCGCCGCGATCTCGGCCAACCTCGGGGTCAACCCCAGCCTCACCATCACCGCGCAGGCCGAGCGGGCGATGTCGCTGTGGCCCGCCGCCGGCGAGGCCGACCGCCGACCGGTCCAGGGGGCGCCGTACGAGCGCCTGGAGCCGCGGGCGGAGGAGCCGGAGCGGGGCGGCGCCGCCGCGGGCCTCACCCCGGCATGA
- a CDS encoding SURF1 family protein → MFRTMLKPRWLGLLVVLVAVLVSFTMLGLWQLSVARDDAQSQAAYAAPRQPVVALTTLLQPHSEFPGDASSRRVSTTGRYDATGQVVVPQRRLDGVSGSWVVTPFVVDATGSRIAVVRGFVADARGGPAAAPPPTTTGDITLVGSVAPGESPSDLSASLPAGQLGSVDLGRLVNVWPGDLYNAFLFSISETPDATGASSAAVIQRVPPPPVPTGFTLRNGAYAVQWWVFALFALYMYVRMVRDDARQDAALAAGPPKGEPEGPRTDATPSTPDPTPAGADRP, encoded by the coding sequence GTGTTCCGGACGATGCTCAAGCCCCGCTGGCTGGGGCTGCTCGTCGTCCTCGTCGCGGTCCTCGTCTCGTTCACGATGCTGGGCCTGTGGCAGCTGTCGGTGGCCCGCGACGACGCCCAGTCGCAGGCCGCGTACGCCGCCCCGCGGCAGCCGGTCGTCGCCCTCACCACCCTGCTCCAGCCGCACAGCGAGTTCCCCGGCGACGCGAGCAGCCGCCGCGTCTCGACCACCGGCCGGTACGACGCCACCGGCCAGGTCGTCGTCCCGCAGCGCCGCCTCGACGGGGTGAGCGGGTCGTGGGTCGTCACGCCGTTCGTCGTCGACGCGACCGGCTCACGGATCGCGGTCGTGCGCGGCTTCGTCGCGGACGCGCGGGGCGGGCCCGCCGCGGCGCCGCCGCCCACGACGACCGGGGACATCACCCTCGTCGGCAGCGTCGCGCCGGGGGAGTCGCCGTCCGACCTGTCGGCGTCGCTGCCGGCCGGCCAGCTCGGCTCGGTCGACCTCGGCCGGCTGGTCAACGTCTGGCCCGGCGACCTCTACAACGCGTTCCTCTTCTCGATCAGCGAGACCCCCGACGCCACCGGCGCGTCGTCGGCCGCGGTCATCCAGCGCGTGCCGCCGCCCCCGGTGCCGACCGGCTTCACGCTGCGCAACGGCGCGTACGCCGTCCAGTGGTGGGTCTTCGCGCTCTTCGCCCTCTACATGTACGTGCGGATGGTGCGCGACGACGCGCGGCAGGACGCGGCGCTCGCGGCCGGGCCGCCGAAGGGCGAGCCCGAGGGACCCCGTACGGACGCCACCCCCTCGACCCCCGACCCCACCCCCGCAGGAGCAGACCGACCGTGA
- a CDS encoding DUF3817 domain-containing protein has product MSTPARPAARPAATPDQLRSALRIYRVLAVVAGIALFVLVLEMVLKYGLDQKNFLTEYWSPIHGLIYFAYACSIVNLGFKSRWSLVRIVLNLLSGFVPFVPFVAERRVTRSTEALIASLEGQRAAGAPRAAQ; this is encoded by the coding sequence GTGAGCACCCCCGCCCGTCCCGCCGCCCGCCCGGCGGCGACCCCCGACCAGCTGCGCTCGGCGCTGCGGATCTACCGCGTGCTCGCCGTCGTCGCGGGCATCGCGCTGTTCGTCCTCGTCCTCGAGATGGTCCTCAAGTACGGGCTGGACCAGAAGAACTTCCTCACGGAGTACTGGAGCCCGATCCACGGCCTCATCTACTTCGCCTACGCGTGCTCGATCGTCAACCTGGGTTTCAAGTCGCGCTGGTCGCTCGTCCGGATCGTGCTCAACCTGCTCTCCGGCTTCGTGCCGTTCGTGCCGTTCGTCGCCGAGCGGCGGGTGACGCGGTCCACCGAGGCGCTCATCGCGTCGCTCGAGGGCCAGCGGGCGGCGGGGGCACCCCGCGCGGCCCAGTAG
- the guaA gene encoding glutamine-hydrolyzing GMP synthase: protein MSEDLQAQPVLVVDYGAQYAQLIARRVREAKVYSEVVPHTTPVADLLARNPRAVILSGGPSSVYAEGAPELDPALLEAGVPVMGLCYGFQAMVQALGGSVAHTGRGEYGSTPATVTDTGSTLFDGVPEHQSVWMSHGDSVTEAPPGMKVTATSDGAPVAAVEDDERRLYGVQWHPEVLHTAHGQRTLENFLHKGAGIPADWTPANVVDELVDRVRAQVGEDRVLCALSGGVDSSVAAALVQRAVGDQLTCVFVDHGLLREGEAEQVEEDFVAATGVDLVVVDAREQFLAALAGVSDPEEKRKIIGAQFIRVFEQAARDVVSDRGDEEHPVKWLVQGTLYPDVVESGGGEGAANIKSHHNVGGLPDDLQFGLVEPLRALFKDEVRAVGLELGVPEAIVWRQPFPGPGLGIRIVGEVTGERLDVLRRADAIARAELTAAGLDREIWQCPVVLLADVRSVGVQGDGRTYGHPVVLRPVSSEDAMTADWTRVPYETLAKISTRITNEVREVNRVVLDVTSKPPGTIEWE from the coding sequence GTGAGCGAAGACCTCCAGGCCCAGCCGGTCCTCGTCGTCGACTACGGCGCGCAGTACGCCCAGCTGATCGCGCGGCGGGTGCGCGAGGCGAAGGTCTACAGCGAGGTCGTGCCGCACACGACGCCGGTCGCCGACCTGCTCGCGAGGAACCCGCGGGCGGTCATCCTGTCCGGCGGCCCCAGCAGCGTCTACGCCGAGGGCGCGCCCGAGCTCGACCCGGCCCTGCTCGAGGCCGGCGTGCCCGTCATGGGGCTCTGCTACGGCTTCCAGGCGATGGTCCAAGCGCTCGGCGGGTCGGTCGCGCACACCGGCCGCGGCGAGTACGGCTCGACGCCGGCGACGGTGACGGACACCGGCTCGACCCTGTTCGACGGGGTGCCGGAGCACCAGTCGGTGTGGATGTCGCACGGCGACTCGGTGACCGAGGCGCCGCCCGGGATGAAGGTCACCGCGACGAGCGACGGTGCGCCCGTCGCCGCCGTCGAGGACGACGAGCGGCGCCTGTACGGCGTCCAGTGGCACCCCGAGGTGCTGCACACCGCCCACGGGCAACGCACGCTGGAGAACTTCCTGCACAAGGGCGCCGGCATCCCGGCCGACTGGACGCCGGCCAACGTCGTCGACGAGCTGGTCGACCGGGTGCGCGCGCAGGTCGGCGAAGACCGCGTGCTGTGCGCGCTGTCCGGGGGCGTCGACTCGTCCGTCGCCGCCGCGCTCGTGCAGCGGGCCGTCGGGGACCAGCTGACCTGCGTCTTCGTCGACCACGGGCTGCTGCGCGAGGGCGAGGCCGAGCAGGTCGAGGAGGACTTCGTCGCGGCGACCGGGGTCGACCTCGTCGTCGTCGACGCGCGCGAGCAGTTCCTCGCCGCGCTCGCCGGGGTGAGCGACCCCGAGGAGAAGCGCAAGATCATCGGCGCCCAGTTCATCCGGGTCTTCGAGCAGGCCGCCCGCGACGTCGTGTCGGACCGCGGCGACGAGGAGCACCCGGTCAAGTGGCTCGTGCAGGGCACGCTCTACCCCGACGTCGTCGAGTCCGGCGGCGGCGAGGGCGCGGCCAACATCAAGAGCCACCACAACGTCGGCGGGCTGCCGGACGACCTGCAGTTCGGCCTCGTCGAGCCGCTGCGGGCGCTGTTCAAGGACGAGGTCCGCGCGGTCGGCCTCGAGCTCGGCGTGCCCGAGGCGATCGTGTGGCGCCAGCCGTTCCCGGGGCCGGGGCTCGGCATCCGCATCGTCGGCGAGGTGACCGGCGAGCGGCTGGACGTCCTGCGCCGCGCCGACGCCATCGCCCGGGCCGAGCTGACCGCCGCCGGCCTCGACCGCGAGATCTGGCAGTGCCCGGTCGTCCTGCTCGCCGACGTGCGGTCTGTCGGGGTCCAGGGCGACGGGCGGACCTACGGCCACCCGGTCGTGCTGCGACCGGTGTCGTCCGAGGACGCCATGACGGCCGACTGGACGCGGGTGCCCTACGAGACGCTGGCGAAGATCTCGACGCGGATCACCAACGAGGTGCGCGAGGTCAACCGGGTCGTGCTCGACGTGACGAGCAAGCCGCCCGGCACCATCGAGTGGGAGTGA
- a CDS encoding PaaI family thioesterase, with the protein MPDAFTRGLSADQLRRNLNAWPTFAAQAIDVVEIAADWSRAVVRLDLTPQNANYFGTAFGGSLFSMIDPFLVILLANQLGEDYAVWDKVVEIDFVRPGTGPVTAVVDVPADVTAEVRAATDDGSKLLRWFEVPLTMDDGTLVAVQKRQIYVRRRRTTD; encoded by the coding sequence GTGCCCGACGCCTTCACCCGCGGTCTCAGCGCCGACCAGCTGCGCCGCAACCTCAACGCGTGGCCGACCTTCGCCGCCCAGGCCATCGACGTCGTCGAGATCGCCGCGGACTGGAGCCGCGCGGTCGTCCGGCTCGACCTCACGCCGCAGAACGCCAACTACTTCGGTACGGCGTTCGGCGGCTCGCTGTTCTCGATGATCGACCCGTTCCTGGTCATCCTCCTCGCCAACCAGCTCGGGGAGGACTACGCGGTCTGGGACAAGGTCGTCGAGATCGACTTCGTCCGGCCGGGAACCGGGCCGGTGACCGCGGTGGTCGACGTGCCGGCCGACGTCACCGCCGAGGTGCGCGCCGCGACCGACGACGGCAGCAAGCTGCTGCGCTGGTTCGAGGTCCCGCTGACGATGGACGACGGCACGCTCGTCGCCGTCCAGAAGCGACAGATCTACGTACGACGCCGCCGCACCACCGACTGA
- a CDS encoding FG-GAP repeat domain-containing protein, protein MSRRTNVPSARPLLVGVGVAALVGLGVASTASAAPPSDTTAPVVDSVTSTDFPPSGSTPTHHAAQAGRLSLTVHDEGSGLANVQWVLDGQFATGSPTRDSRTSGTQFLHGAASATVTVTVTPPSFGNHMLAVRAIDRAGYESQPTSYSFFVPTNPTPQVKGDLTGDGVPDLLVTDAAGELEVLPGTGSGRVGRGIAVAGPSDSVDWRGTVLARVTTGLSDVDQVLTHRPGSTTLLQWRNDGIGDLAAPALVVHPFCGAATCPADFPKDFGGLTSMVTTGTGTATTALVTIEGGKAYLYPVGIRIGSGVPLPLDGVDLTRSDLVAPGDVDGDGRPDLWVRDRTTGTLTQFAGTDDGFSSTGTVVADHGFSVRRSPVVTSVGDLTGDGVGDLVTADAGTALRSRPVTDLSSVGRLLSPARAGAYVAVEGQPLTP, encoded by the coding sequence GTGTCACGTCGTACCAACGTCCCGTCCGCGCGCCCGCTGCTCGTGGGGGTCGGTGTCGCCGCGCTCGTCGGGCTGGGGGTCGCCTCCACCGCCTCCGCCGCGCCGCCGTCGGACACGACGGCTCCGGTCGTCGACTCGGTGACGTCGACGGACTTCCCGCCCAGCGGGAGCACGCCGACCCACCACGCGGCCCAGGCCGGTCGGCTGAGCCTCACGGTGCACGACGAGGGTTCGGGTCTCGCGAACGTCCAGTGGGTGCTCGACGGTCAGTTCGCCACCGGGAGCCCGACGCGGGACTCGCGCACCTCGGGGACCCAGTTCCTCCACGGAGCGGCGTCCGCGACGGTGACCGTGACCGTGACGCCGCCGTCCTTCGGCAACCACATGCTGGCCGTGCGGGCGATCGACCGGGCCGGCTACGAGTCCCAGCCGACCTCGTACTCCTTCTTCGTCCCCACCAACCCCACCCCGCAGGTCAAGGGCGACCTCACCGGCGACGGTGTGCCGGACCTGCTCGTGACGGACGCGGCGGGCGAGCTCGAGGTGCTGCCGGGCACGGGGAGCGGGCGCGTGGGGCGCGGCATCGCCGTGGCGGGGCCATCGGACTCCGTCGACTGGCGCGGCACGGTCCTCGCGCGGGTCACCACCGGCCTCAGCGACGTCGACCAGGTCCTCACCCACCGGCCCGGTTCGACGACCCTGCTGCAGTGGCGCAACGACGGGATCGGCGACCTCGCCGCCCCGGCTCTGGTGGTGCACCCGTTCTGCGGGGCGGCGACGTGCCCCGCCGACTTCCCGAAGGACTTCGGCGGCCTGACCTCGATGGTCACGACGGGCACGGGGACGGCGACGACCGCGCTCGTCACGATCGAGGGCGGGAAGGCGTACCTCTACCCCGTCGGGATCCGGATCGGCAGCGGTGTGCCGCTCCCGCTCGACGGCGTCGACCTCACCCGGTCCGACCTCGTCGCGCCCGGGGACGTCGACGGCGACGGCCGGCCCGACCTGTGGGTGCGCGACCGGACGACCGGGACGCTCACCCAGTTCGCGGGGACGGACGACGGCTTCTCGTCGACCGGCACCGTCGTCGCCGACCACGGGTTCTCAGTCCGCCGGTCTCCCGTCGTCACCTCCGTGGGCGACCTCACCGGGGACGGCGTCGGCGACCTGGTCACGGCGGACGCCGGGACGGCTCTGCGGTCCCGGCCCGTCACCGACCTGTCGAGCGTCGGGCGGCTGCTGTCGCCGGCCCGGGCGGGGGCGTACGTCGCCGTCGAGGGCCAGCCGCTCACCCCGTGA
- a CDS encoding Mur ligase family protein, translated as MLRTTAAVIAGKAARVAARLRGGGSAMPGLVAERVDPAFLTHALGRVPGGVVVVSGTNGKTTTTKMLAAIVAAHGRRVFTNPTGSNFTRGVISSMLGEIPLSGRLDADVAVLELDEWHALQFAKVVTPTHALLLNVARDQLDRFAEIDTTAKLLASLAEQTRDGVVLNRDDSFVARIDGSLGEGVAVRWFGIDPVVADDLPPLHEADARFSDELAVPDAGADDGLLHPHDARSFSVHFGGDEVGPLELKQRGLAAMINATAATTMARMVLGSAFSARTALTALQAVTPPFGRGEVIDAGGQPLELVLVKNPAGFTVALGTYGAEPVATMVAINDDYADGQDVSWLYDVSFESLREKGVALTSGIRGYDMALRLSYDDVPVGGVELDLERALDRLLAEHPDEPRRIFCTYTAMMRLRRLLAARYGLANFGEEASA; from the coding sequence GTGCTGAGGACGACCGCTGCCGTCATCGCGGGGAAGGCCGCGCGCGTCGCCGCGCGGCTGCGCGGCGGGGGGTCGGCGATGCCGGGCCTCGTCGCCGAGCGGGTCGACCCGGCGTTCCTCACCCACGCGCTCGGCCGCGTCCCGGGCGGGGTCGTCGTCGTCTCGGGCACCAACGGCAAGACCACGACGACGAAGATGCTCGCCGCGATCGTCGCCGCCCACGGCCGCAGGGTCTTCACCAACCCGACCGGGTCGAACTTCACCCGCGGCGTCATCTCCTCGATGCTCGGCGAGATCCCGCTGTCCGGCCGGCTCGACGCCGACGTCGCCGTCCTCGAGCTCGACGAGTGGCACGCGCTGCAGTTCGCCAAGGTCGTCACCCCGACGCACGCGTTGCTGCTCAACGTCGCTCGCGACCAGCTCGACCGCTTCGCCGAGATCGACACGACGGCCAAGCTGCTCGCGTCGCTGGCCGAGCAGACGCGCGACGGCGTCGTCCTCAACCGCGACGACTCGTTCGTCGCCCGCATCGACGGGTCGCTGGGGGAGGGGGTCGCCGTGCGCTGGTTCGGCATCGACCCGGTCGTCGCCGACGACCTGCCCCCGCTGCACGAGGCCGACGCGCGGTTCTCCGACGAGCTCGCCGTGCCCGACGCCGGCGCGGACGACGGCCTGCTGCACCCGCACGACGCCCGCTCCTTCTCCGTCCACTTCGGCGGCGACGAGGTCGGCCCGCTCGAGCTCAAGCAGCGCGGGCTCGCCGCGATGATCAACGCGACCGCGGCGACGACGATGGCGCGGATGGTCCTTGGGTCCGCGTTCTCCGCGCGGACGGCGCTCACCGCGCTGCAGGCGGTGACCCCGCCCTTCGGTCGCGGCGAGGTCATCGACGCCGGCGGGCAGCCGCTCGAGCTCGTCCTGGTCAAGAACCCCGCCGGGTTCACCGTCGCGCTGGGCACGTACGGCGCCGAGCCGGTCGCCACCATGGTGGCCATCAACGACGACTACGCCGACGGGCAGGACGTGTCCTGGCTCTACGACGTGAGCTTCGAGTCGTTGCGCGAGAAGGGGGTCGCGCTGACCTCCGGCATCCGCGGCTACGACATGGCGCTGCGGCTGTCGTACGACGACGTGCCCGTCGGCGGCGTCGAGCTCGACCTCGAGCGCGCCCTCGACCGCCTGCTCGCCGAGCACCCCGACGAGCCGCGCCGGATCTTCTGCACGTACACCGCGATGATGCGGCTGCGGCGGCTCCTCGCGGCGCGCTACGGGTTGGCGAACTTCGGTGAGGAGGCGAGCGCGTGA
- a CDS encoding type 1 glutamine amidotransferase: MSGQSSSHSSNEPSAADASGPAVGASKGLVNLVHLYPREMSIYGDLGNVRCLAGRIRRHGYDVRVWDHHPGSTLPDEPHLFMGGGGQDSGQGRVEEDLAAIADRLRGLATDGVPMLMICGMYQLFGNAFITVEGQELPGLGILDVTTRGNAKRMIGGLVVDTEWGQVVGFENHSGSTVLAPGQAPLGRVLAGNGNNGSDGTEGARTDNVVGCYLHGPALPANPPLADALIAAAAEHATGRPFEPGELDDTLADEARTRQIARLLKTAKAS, from the coding sequence GTGAGCGGTCAGAGCAGCAGCCACTCGAGCAACGAGCCGAGCGCGGCCGACGCCAGCGGCCCCGCGGTCGGCGCGAGCAAGGGCCTGGTCAACCTCGTCCACCTCTACCCGCGCGAGATGTCGATCTACGGCGACCTCGGCAACGTCCGGTGCCTCGCCGGGCGGATCCGGCGTCATGGGTACGACGTCCGCGTCTGGGACCACCACCCGGGTTCGACCCTGCCCGACGAGCCGCACCTCTTCATGGGCGGCGGCGGCCAGGACTCCGGGCAGGGGCGCGTCGAGGAGGACCTCGCCGCGATCGCCGACCGGCTGCGCGGGCTCGCCACCGACGGCGTCCCGATGCTCATGATCTGCGGGATGTACCAGCTCTTCGGCAACGCCTTCATCACCGTCGAGGGCCAGGAGCTGCCGGGGCTCGGCATCCTCGACGTGACGACCCGCGGCAACGCCAAGCGGATGATCGGCGGCCTCGTCGTCGACACCGAGTGGGGCCAGGTCGTCGGCTTCGAGAACCATTCCGGGTCAACCGTCCTCGCTCCCGGGCAGGCGCCGCTCGGGCGGGTTCTCGCCGGCAACGGCAACAACGGCTCCGACGGCACCGAGGGCGCCCGGACGGACAACGTCGTCGGCTGCTACCTGCACGGGCCGGCGCTCCCGGCCAACCCGCCACTCGCCGACGCCCTCATCGCGGCCGCCGCCGAGCACGCGACCGGGCGCCCCTTCGAGCCGGGCGAGCTCGACGACACCCTCGCCGACGAGGCCCGCACCCGCCAGATCGCCCGCCTGCTCAAGACGGCCAAGGCCTCCTGA
- a CDS encoding SDR family oxidoreductase codes for MDRHPHLDLPDLHGRRALVTGASDGIGLHIATRLAAAGAQLVLPVRNAAKGAAALERLRAEVPGARVELETLDLSSLGSVATLADRLLDREEPLHLLVANAGVMTPPARTTTEDGFELQLGTNHLGHVALVGRLMPLLVAGRARVVTQSSVAARRATIAWDDLQSERSYDAMRAYAQSKLAIGLFGLELERRSAAAGWGVTATVAHPGVAPTSLLAARPEVGRARDTLSVRAIRVMSRIGLTGTPESAALPALLAATAPSGGGFHGPQGPGSVGGRPGELPLWRPLASAQDAARMWDLSHELVGVRVG; via the coding sequence ATGGACCGCCACCCGCACCTCGACCTGCCCGACCTGCACGGCCGGCGTGCTCTTGTCACCGGCGCCAGCGACGGGATCGGGCTGCACATCGCGACACGGCTCGCCGCCGCCGGGGCGCAGCTCGTGCTGCCCGTCCGGAACGCCGCCAAGGGCGCCGCGGCGCTCGAGCGGCTGCGCGCGGAGGTGCCCGGGGCCCGGGTCGAGCTGGAGACGCTCGACCTGTCGTCGCTGGGCTCCGTCGCCACCCTGGCCGACCGGCTCCTCGACCGGGAGGAGCCGCTCCACCTCCTCGTCGCCAACGCCGGGGTGATGACGCCGCCGGCGCGGACGACGACCGAAGACGGCTTCGAGCTGCAGCTCGGCACCAACCACCTCGGGCACGTCGCCCTCGTCGGGCGGCTGATGCCGCTGCTGGTCGCCGGTCGCGCCCGGGTGGTGACGCAGTCCAGCGTCGCGGCCCGCCGGGCCACGATCGCCTGGGACGACCTGCAGTCCGAGCGGTCGTACGACGCCATGCGCGCCTACGCCCAGTCCAAGCTCGCCATCGGGCTGTTCGGCCTCGAGCTGGAGCGGCGCAGCGCGGCGGCCGGGTGGGGCGTCACGGCGACGGTGGCCCACCCCGGCGTGGCGCCGACCAGCCTGCTCGCGGCCCGTCCCGAGGTGGGCCGCGCGCGGGACACCCTCAGCGTGCGGGCCATCCGGGTCATGTCGCGCATCGGCCTCACCGGCACCCCGGAGTCGGCCGCCCTCCCCGCGCTGCTCGCGGCCACCGCCCCGTCCGGCGGCGGGTTCCACGGCCCACAGGGTCCGGGGTCGGTCGGCGGCCGGCCGGGCGAGCTGCCGCTCTGGCGCCCACTGGCCTCCGCGCAGGACGCCGCGCGGATGTGGGACCTCTCCCACGAGCTCGTCGGCGTCCGCGTCGGCTGA
- a CDS encoding PadR family transcriptional regulator, whose product MGKQETELLKGVLEAIVLEVLAREPAHGYEITARLRDAGFADLAEGTVYALLLRIEQRGLVDVEKVPSEKGPPRKVFSLNATGQTARTEQWRAWDSLAERLELLRRVDTSTTTAFTTDQGSR is encoded by the coding sequence ATGGGCAAGCAGGAGACCGAGCTGCTCAAGGGGGTGCTCGAGGCCATCGTCCTCGAGGTCCTCGCCCGGGAGCCGGCACACGGGTACGAGATCACCGCGCGGCTGCGCGACGCCGGCTTCGCCGACCTCGCCGAGGGCACCGTCTACGCGCTGCTGCTGCGCATCGAGCAGCGTGGGCTGGTGGACGTCGAGAAGGTCCCCTCCGAGAAGGGGCCGCCGCGGAAGGTGTTCTCGCTCAACGCCACCGGGCAGACCGCGCGGACCGAGCAGTGGCGCGCCTGGGACTCGCTCGCCGAGCGCCTCGAGCTCCTGCGTCGCGTCGACACCAGCACGACGACCGCCTTTACCACCGACCAGGGAAGCAGGTGA
- a CDS encoding DUF1048 domain-containing protein, whose amino-acid sequence MGWIQDKRRWRAYKRRTAALPAPYRETADALERYFMMFGPGDGPNVLRLCDDLVDLLEQAAADGTPVRAVVGEDPVDFADEFLRGYPDGSWVTRERTRLTTAIDRATTDRSPS is encoded by the coding sequence ATGGGCTGGATCCAGGACAAGCGCCGCTGGCGCGCCTACAAGCGTCGTACGGCGGCCCTGCCCGCCCCCTACCGCGAGACCGCCGACGCCCTCGAGCGCTACTTCATGATGTTCGGGCCCGGTGACGGGCCGAACGTCCTGCGCCTGTGCGACGACCTCGTCGACCTGCTCGAGCAGGCGGCCGCCGACGGGACGCCGGTCCGCGCGGTCGTCGGCGAGGACCCCGTCGACTTCGCCGACGAGTTCCTGCGCGGCTATCCCGACGGCTCGTGGGTCACCCGCGAGCGCACCCGACTCACCACGGCCATCGACCGTGCCACCACCGACAGGAGCCCGTCATGA